Proteins from a genomic interval of Corynebacterium deserti GIMN1.010:
- the dnaA gene encoding chromosomal replication initiator protein DnaA → MSQNSSSLLETWRQVVSDLITLSQQPDSGFDPITPTQRAYLNLAKPIALVDGYAVLSTPHALAKSAIEQDLGEALTRVLSLRMGRSFSLAVSVEPEQETTEVPAQQELRYQPPQPTQPVQNQPAPQEFEPSPAPARKGPQQFEVQGGKGASKSEGWERTHTQPAPETPAGQRIPRETPAHNPNREVSLNPKYTFESFVIGPFNRFANAAAVAVAESPAKAFNPLFISGGSGLGKTHLLHAVGNYAQELQPGLRIKYVSSEEFTNDYINSVRDDRQETFKRRYRNLDILMVDDIQFLAGKEGTQEEFFHTFNALHQADKQIILSSDRPPKQLTTLEDRLRTRFEGGLITDIQPPDLETRIAILMKKAQTDGTQVDREVLELIASRFESSIRELEGALIRVSAYSSLINQPIDKEMAIVALRDILPEPEDMEITAPVIMEVTAEYFEISVDTLRGAGKTRAVAHARQLAMYLCRELTDMSLPRIGDVFGGKDHTTVMYADRKIRQEMTEKRDTYDEIQQLTQLIKSRGRN, encoded by the coding sequence GTGAGCCAGAACTCATCTTCTTTGCTCGAAACTTGGAGGCAGGTTGTTTCTGACCTCATCACTTTGAGCCAGCAACCTGACAGTGGGTTTGATCCAATTACTCCCACCCAACGCGCATACCTCAACTTGGCTAAGCCCATTGCTCTTGTGGATGGATATGCAGTGTTGTCCACCCCTCATGCTTTGGCTAAAAGCGCCATTGAGCAGGACTTAGGCGAAGCACTCACGCGAGTGTTGTCGCTGCGGATGGGGCGTTCATTCAGCTTGGCTGTCAGTGTGGAGCCCGAGCAGGAAACCACGGAAGTGCCAGCTCAGCAGGAGCTTCGCTATCAACCACCACAACCGACGCAGCCAGTCCAAAATCAGCCTGCTCCTCAGGAATTTGAACCATCGCCAGCTCCGGCGCGCAAAGGCCCCCAGCAGTTTGAGGTGCAGGGTGGGAAGGGGGCGTCGAAAAGCGAAGGCTGGGAGCGCACCCATACTCAACCTGCGCCGGAAACGCCGGCGGGGCAGCGCATCCCGCGCGAAACGCCTGCTCATAACCCTAATCGAGAGGTTTCGCTCAACCCGAAGTACACGTTTGAGAGCTTTGTGATCGGCCCCTTCAACCGATTTGCCAATGCGGCGGCGGTCGCGGTGGCGGAAAGCCCAGCAAAGGCATTTAACCCGCTGTTTATTTCTGGCGGTTCGGGTCTAGGCAAGACTCACTTGCTGCACGCGGTGGGCAATTATGCGCAGGAATTGCAGCCTGGCCTGCGGATTAAGTACGTCTCGAGTGAGGAATTCACCAATGACTACATCAACTCCGTGCGCGATGACCGCCAGGAGACGTTCAAGCGTAGATACCGCAATCTTGATATTTTGATGGTCGATGACATCCAGTTTTTGGCGGGCAAAGAAGGTACGCAGGAAGAGTTTTTCCACACCTTCAACGCATTGCACCAGGCTGATAAGCAGATCATTTTGTCCTCAGACCGTCCGCCAAAACAGCTCACTACCTTGGAAGATCGTCTACGCACCCGCTTTGAGGGCGGGTTAATTACAGATATTCAGCCACCTGATTTGGAAACGCGAATCGCGATTTTGATGAAGAAGGCGCAAACCGATGGCACGCAGGTGGATCGCGAAGTGCTGGAGTTGATTGCCAGCCGTTTTGAGTCGTCGATTCGTGAGCTTGAGGGCGCATTAATCCGTGTGTCTGCATATTCTTCGTTGATCAACCAGCCGATCGATAAAGAAATGGCGATCGTTGCGCTTCGCGATATCCTTCCAGAACCTGAGGATATGGAAATCACAGCTCCGGTAATCATGGAGGTCACCGCGGAATATTTTGAAATTTCCGTGGATACCCTGCGCGGAGCAGGCAAAACGCGTGCTGTTGCACACGCGCGCCAGCTGGCGATGTACCTCTGCCGCGAGCTAACTGACATGTCGCTGCCTCGCATTGGCGATGTTTTCGGCGGTAAGGATCACACGACAGTGATGTATGCCGATCGCAAGATTCGCCAGGAAATGACAGAAAAACGCGACACTTACGACGAGATCCAGCAGCTAACGCAGCTGATTAAGTCAAGGGGACGAAACTAA